Proteins from a genomic interval of Osmia bicornis bicornis chromosome 13, iOsmBic2.1, whole genome shotgun sequence:
- the LOC114875045 gene encoding PH-interacting protein isoform X1: MNDWSGKMEGSGSKNETAIAPELYFLIAKFLAAGPCCEAADVLKRELERAKVLPQRIDWEGHVHNQTFEELEKKYSHIGPNHLLQICARIGPVLEKEVPPCIPGAISLLGVGRQSLLRTYEDVQRQIHRIFTYSGRIGGKPFLKSPYSLSVPNIVYVLQGRENSGSLSRREAIPTKFYNKMQLYRHTLGHLSAVYCVLFDRTGKYIITGADDLLVKVWSSIDGRLLATFRGASAEIMDIAVNFDNTLLAAGSLDRILRVWCFQTMSPIAVLSGHSGMITSVNFCPISCNGVYYLVSTSTDGSVAFWSHTKKGKERALFQPKPIQYHEKMRPGQAQMICASFSPGGAFMAAGSADHHVRVYAMLGDEGPRRVLEVEANTDTVDSIQWAHSGLKFISGSKDGTANVWHFEQQQWMYKRLLMTTKLPGETESEDDSNKKAKVTMVSWDVSDEWVITAVNDSSLKVWNAKSGELVKVLRGHKDEVFVLESHPIDPRVILSAGHDGQLIIWDVLNTEPIACFQNFIEGQGNGAVFDAKWSPDGTMLAATDSHGHLLIYGFGSGVSKLKIVPKELFFHTDYRPLIRDANNYVLDEQTQTAPHLMPPPFLVDVDGNPYPPALQRLVPGRENCRGEQLVPNIAVGAGGMQEVIEGLPSQEPRSNIDQLIEALAQRQNINAEGEEIGNDREENLAEQPVRHMASPRGSRSGLRRVGDVEGVRQSSGNWQRDNTTPWNKPILARPMNPAVRETQFDALDAMAEMELDNWRREMRKRPQPVSDTANTEGNISSRLANRKRNRTARHGYRTRATRGEEHEDEEFENPDNVGTSGSSSSSNSNDSTAHEEDLCSDSSTSESSTEYSDWIADHGLNLEPPKRSKRKPVKKRSLTPPSETDKRRSRRPKKKDIPVPNGIDDVPEVFRPSEWLTEIIPRKAPYYPQMGDEIVYFRQGHQFYLDAVRNKKVYELGPRCEPWSKVNIRAQEFVKVVGIKYEIRPPRLCCLKLALMDESGRLSGENFTIKYHDMADVLDFLVLRQTFDTALARSWSEGDRFRCMIDDGWWMGQIQSMEPLDEDFPESFFMCFRVRWDNGEYERMSPWDLEPIDENRLPAQLGGAVPVLPEEIQAILYQPHAEEWPMGDREATCRRIIRGLDQVMTLAIAEPFVAPVDLNIYPTYAFVVEYPIDISTIKARFENHFYRRITSAQFDVRYLATNAEQFNEPHSQIVRRARIVTDLCLRIIKETTELDVPALYHQLVDTYHSSESEVDMEDVKDKPSTSTQRATSSRNSRPQEVLDDWKVACRQLLETLWQCEDSIPFREPVDRLEHPDYHQIIDTPMDLRTVKEDLLGGNYETPAEFAKDMKLIFSNSRNYNTNKRSRIYSMTIRLSAMFEEHMRKIISNWKSARRRNNNKPNAKGKGKGKGKKGAVRLTNGTGPSKSKPRSDDEEMNSEDDDEDLDEVGKNNSNVCAPGPSRLTNGHTKRSGNTTRPTLKLRIPRAAVSKKPKESESEASDSEASAENESSGSVPIRRTRARKTVPSVSADSSDSGEVYTPSGRGKQTRKNRAKNSKNSKQVKAKPKLKSYEDNISDVVTDDDDEVFTTNEFSDEESEEVVVNRSRTRSRKLASTSEHEDNVKSVTKSGRNNVESQSEEDEEEEEEEEEEEEEEEEDDEEEEQRQDRTNNQDSDSEESDKVFRSTKPQRRGVRGSRETQSQEPVQNSRRSGKRPRYNEESDESNTMPVRNRRKIKRRYYAEESDESPEPENVPGISISSRGRVRRMTERARAFRALLESP; the protein is encoded by the exons ATGAACGATTGGTCAGGCAAAATGGAGGGCAGCGGGTCCAAAAACGAGACTGCAATTGCACCAG AGCTGTACTTCCTAATTGCCAAATTCTTAGCGGCGGGACCTTGTTGTGAAGCCGCTGAC GTGCTGAAGCGTGAATTGGAGCGAGCTAAG GTTTTGCCGCAAAGAATAGATTGGGAAGGGCATGTACATAATCAAACGTTTGAAGAGTTG GAGAAAAAGTATTCACATATTGGACCAAATCATTTGTTACAAATATGTGCCAGAATTGGTCCAGTATTAGAAAAAGAAGTACCACCATGTATACCAGGAGCAATATCTCTTCTTGGTGTAGGAAGACAATCTTTGCTACGTACATACGAAG ATGTCCAGCGCCAGATACATCGAATCTTTACTTATTCTGGCAGGATAGGTGGAAAACCTTTTTTGAAATCACCTTATAGTTTATCAGTGCCTAATATAG TATATGTGCTTCAAGGACGGGAAAATTCAGGATCTTTGAGTCGGCGGGAAGCAATACCAACAAAATTCTACAATAAAATGCAGTTGTATCGACATACGTTAGGACATTTATCTGCAGTATATTGTGTTCTTTTCGATCGTACtggaaaatatataataactgGTGCAGATGACTTACTTGTTAAAGTATGGAGTTCCATTGATGGACGATTATTAGCTACTTTCCGAGGAGCATCAGCTGAAATTATGGATATCGCTGTAAATTTTGACAATACTTTACTTGCTGCTGGAAGTTTAGATCGAATATTAAGAGTTTGGTGTTTTCAAACAATGTCTCCT ATTGCAGTTCTATCTGGACATTCTGGTATGATTACATCTGTAAATTTTTGTCCTATATCTTGCAATGGTGTATATTATCTAGTTTCTACAAGTACAGATGGGTCTGTTGCTTTTTGGTCCCATACAAAAAAAGGGAAGGAAAGAGCACTCTTTCA ACCAAAACCAATTCAGTACCATGAAAAAATGCGACCCGGTCAGGCACAGATGATATGTGCTTCATTTAGCCCCGGTGGTGCATTTATGGCAGCTGGTTCAGCAGACCATCATGTTAGAGTATATGCGATGTTAGGAGATGAAGGTCCACGTAGAGTTTTGGAGGTTGAAGCAAATACTGATACAGTTGATAGTATTCAATGGGCACACAGTGGTTTAAAGTTTATTTCTGGTTCTAAAGATGGTACTGCAAATGTATGGCATTTTGAACAACAGCAGTGGATGTACAAACGTTTATTGATGACCACTAAACTGCCTgg AGAAACAGAATCAGAAGATGATTCTAATAAAAAAGCCAAGGTGACTATGGTTAGTTGGGATGTAAGTGATGAATGGGTTATCACAGCTGTAAACGATAGTTCACTCAAAGTATGGAACGCAAAATCAGGTGAACTTGTGAAAGTTTTGCGTGGACATAAAGATGAAGTTTTTGTATTAGAATCTCATCCGATAGATCCCCGTGTTATATTAAGTGCCGGGCATGACGGGCAACTTATAATTTGGGATGTTTTAAACACAGAACCAATAGcttgttttcaaaattttattgaagGACAAGGTAATGGTGCCGTTTTTGATGCAAAGTGGTCCCCAGATGGAACAATGTTAGCCGCAACAGATTCTCATGGGCACCTTTTAATATATGGATTTGGATCTGGCGTTTCAAAACTTAAGATA gTACctaaagaattatttttccataCGGATTATAGACCATTAATTCGAGATGCAAATAATTATGTTTTGGATGAACAAACCCAGACTGCACCTCATTTAATGCCTCCGCCATTTTTAGTGGATGTCGATGGAAATCCTTATCCACCGGCATTGCAAAGATTAGTTCCTGGAAGAGAGAACTGTAGAGGAGAACAATTAGTACCTAATATTGCAGTAGGTGCAGGAG GAATGCAAGAAGTTATAGAAGGTCTTCCATCTCAAGAACCGCGATCTAATATCGACCAATTAATTGAAGCTCTTGCACAGAGGCAAAATATTAATGCTGAAGGAGAAGAAATAGGTAATGATAGGGAAGAAAATTTAGCGGAACAACCAGTTCGTCATATGGCTAGCCCTCGGGGTAGTAGATCTGGCTTGAGAAGAGTTGGAGATGTCGAAGGTGTACGACAAAGTAGCGGTAATTGGCAAAGAGATAATACTACACCTTGGAATAAGCCTATTCTTGCTCGACCAATGAATCCAGCTGTTAGGGAAACACAATTTGACGCTCT GGATGCAATGGCAGAGATGGAACTTGATAATTGGAGACGCGAAATGCGAAAAAGACCACAACCAGTATCAGATACTGCCAATACTGAAGGAAATATAAGTAGTCGATTAGCAAATCGAAAACGTAATAGAACTGCTAGACATGGTTATAGAACACGAGCTACGCGTGGCGAAGAACACGAAGACGAAGAATTTGag AATCCTGATAATGTAGGCACAAGCGGAAGTTCGAGCAGTAGCAATAGTAATGATTCCACTGCTCATGAAGAAGATCTGTGTTCTGACAGTTCAACTTCAGAATCTAGTACTGAATATTCAGATTGGATCGCCGATCATGGTTTAAATCTAGAACCACCAAAACGAAGTAAACGTAAACCTGTCAAAAAGCGATCTCTTACTCCTCCTAGTGAAACAGATAAAAGACGTAGTAGACGTCCTAAAAAAAAG GATATTCCTGTACCTAATGGTATCGACGATGTCCCAGAAGTTTTTAGACCTTCGGAATGGCTCACTGAAATAATACCAAGGAAAGCTCCGTATTATCCGCAAATGGGCGATGAAATAGTATACTTTCGCCAAGGGCATCAGTTCTATTTAGATGCcgtcagaaataaaaaagtgtACGAGCTTGGTCCACGATGTGAACCCTGGAGTAAAGTTAATATAAGA GCCCAGGAATTTGTGAAGGTAGTAGGTATTAAGTATGAAATTCGTCCACCTAGACTATGTTGTTTAAAATTGGCATTGATGGATGAAAGTGGCAGATTAAGTGGAGAAAATTTCACTATTAAATATCACGACATGGCTGATGTATTGGACTTTCTGGTTTTACGACAAACTTTCGACACAGCTTTGGCGCGTAGTTGGTCCGAAGGTGATCGATTTCGTTGTATGATCGACGATGGCTGGTGGATGGGTCAAATACAATCGATGGAACCCTTGGATGAAGATTTTCCAGAATCTTTCTTCATGTGTTTCCGTGTGAGATGGGATAACGGCGAATACGAGAGAATGAGTCCCTGGGATCTAGAACCAATTGATGAAAACA GACTTCCTGCACAACTTGGAGGTGCAGTTCCTGTGCTTCCAGAAGAAATACAAGCGATATTATATCAACCTCACGCGGAAGAATGGCCAATGGGAGACAGGGAAGCCACGTGTCGTAGGATCATACGTGGATTAGACCAAGTGATGACCCTTGCAATTGCGGAACCATTTGTGGCACCTGTTGATCTGAATATATATCCTACATATGCATTTGTCGTGGAGTATCCCATTGATATATCAACCATAAAAGCTCGTTTTGAGAATCACTTTTATCGAAGAATAACATCCGCACAGTTTGATGTTCGATACTTAGCAACGAATGCAGAGCAATTTAACGAGCCACATAGTCAAATAGTAAGGCGTGCAAGAATAGTAACTGACCTATGCCTACGTATTATAAA AGAAACTACAGAATTGGATGTACCAGCTCTTTATCATCAGTTAGTTGATACATATCATTCTTCAGAATCAGAGGTTGACATGGAAGATGTAAAAGATAAGCCTTCCACTAGTACTCAAAGAGCAACTTCAAGCAGAAATTCGCGTCCACAAGAAGTGTTAGATGATTGGAAAGTAGCATGTCGACAATTATTAGAAACTTTATGGCAGTGTGAAGATTCTATTCCTTTTAG AGAGCCGGTTGACAGATTGGAACATCCAGATTATCATCAGATTATAGATACACCGATGGATTTACGTACTGTAAAAGAGGATTTATTAGGGGGCAATTACGAAACTCCTGCAGAATTTGCCAAAgatatgaaattaatattttccaatAGTCGGAATTACAACACTAACAAACGATCGAGG ATATATTCAATGACAATAAGATTATCGGCGATGTTTGAGGAACATATGCGAAAAATCATTTCAAATTGGAAATCTGCCAGAAGACGCAATAACAACAAACCAAATGCCaaagggaaagggaaagggaaaggTAAAAAGGGTGCGGTTCGATTAACAAATGGCACCG GACCTTCGAAATCAAAACCTCGATCGGATGATGAGGAAATGAATAGTGAGGATGACGATGAAGATTTAGATGAAGTAGGAAAGAATAATTCTAATGTGTGCGCACCAG GACCATCACGTTTGACAAATGGTCATACTAAACGTTCTGGCAACACAACACGGCCGACCCTAAAACTTCGAATTCCTAGGGCTGCCGTATCGAAAAAACCAAAAGAAAGTGAGAGTGAAGCTAGTGACTCGGAAGCTTCCGCAGAAAATGAAAGTAGTGGTAGTGTACCTATAAGAAGGACACGCGCAAGGAAAACAGTACCTAGTGTCAGTGCTGATAGTAGTGATTCCGGAGAAGTATATACACCTAGTGGTCGCGGTAAGCAAACTCGAAAAAATCGTGCGAAAAATAGCAAAAATAGTAAACAAGTAAAAGCAAAACCGAAATTAAAATCCTACGAAGACAACATCAGTGATGTGGTAactgatgatgatgatgaagtGTTCACTACAAATGAGTTTTCAGATGAAGAAAGTGAAGAAGTAGTTGTTAATAGAAGTAGAACAAGATCACGGAAATTAGCATCTACGTCTGAGCACGAGGATAACGTTAAAAGCGTAACGAAAAGTGGAAGAAACAACGTCGAAAGTCAGAgtgaagaagatgaagaagaggaagaggaagaggaagaagaagaagaggaggaggaagaggatgatgaagaagaagaacagcGTCAAGATAGGACGAATAATCAAGATTCAGATAGCGAAGAATCGGATAAAGTTTTTCGATCAACGAAACCTCAACGAAGAGGAGTTCGTGGATCAAGGGAAACGCAAAGTCAGGAACCTGTACAAAATTCAAGAAGAAGCGGAAAACGTCCTCGTTACAATGAAGAAAGTGATGAAAGCAATACAATGCCAGTTAGGAATCGACGTAAAATTAAACGTCGGTATTATGCGGAAGAAAGTGACGAAAGTCCAGAGCCTGAAAATGTACCAGGCATTAGTATAAGTAGTAGGGGACGTGTGCGTAGAATGACAGAACGTGCACGGGCTTTCCGTGCTCTTTTAGAATCACCCTAA